AGTGGCGTCTGCGCCTGCGCTGGGGATCGAACATTTGGAGGCCGTACCGGCAAGACCTGTGCCGGAGTTTGGGGTGGAAGCAGCGCCCGCCGCCTATGCGGCAGAGAGTCAACCGCAAACGTTTGATTTGAGTGCGCCCTCGCCGGTTTTCGACCTGGACCATACCGAAGCGGCAGTGCTTGCGCCGCCGGCGGAGTTGGAGTTTACCTCGGCGCCGCGAACTGCGGCGATGGACGTACCGCCCGCGGCGGAACTGGAAGTCACGGCGCAGGAATCGGCAGCACAGGTGCCGATTGTGCAGGACGCGGCGCTGGTCACCAATCCGTCGGACATCACGCAATTCGCCACCAAGTTCGGCCAGGAGCATCCGGAGGACGTACCGGTCGGAATCGTCATGGAGCAGCCGCCCGAAGAGATGGAACTGGAAGTTGAGTCGCGCGCCCCTGTCGACGATTCTCTGCCGGAAACACCCAATCCGCATTGGGGCGATCCGGACGTGAGGGATGCTTTGGGGTTCTCCGGCGGGGCTCCCGCCGCAGCGCCCGCGCCTGAAGCCGAGCCGCAACCTGAGGTCGGGGTGAAAACGCAACGGCTGCAAGCCGTGCCGGAAGCGGAGGTCGGAATGGATACGCAACCGCTGGAGGTTTCGCCCGAGCCGGAAACAGGAATCGCGGAAATGATGGCGCCGCACCCCGAAGCCGTGTCGGCGGAAAGCGCGGCGGCGGCCGCTGCTGCTGAGACCCACAACCTTACGCAACAACTCGTGGCTCAATTCGCGGCCGAATTGGAAGCGGCGCAGAAGCAAGCGCCGCCGGCGCCCGCGCCGCAGCCGGAGATGGAGCCTCCTGCACAAGCGGCGTTCGCGGTTGCGGTCCCGGACGAACAGCGTCTCGCGCAAGCGGTCAGCCGCGTGCTGGAGCGGTATCAAGGCGTACTGATCGCGGCGATCGTGAAGGAACTAAAATCGTAGCCGCTGATGGGCACCCGCCAATAGAAATCGGCGGTGCTGAAGCCACTGCGCAATAAAAAATACAAGCGTTCATCAGGCGCGGAGCCGGCCTAGTCCGTCTACCACCGGGCGGATGGACCGCGCAAGCTGAGCACCGGGCATTCGACCTGGCACGCCACCTTGTATGCGTGCATCCAGGGCAAGTGGTCCACAAAAGTGTCGGGCGCCTTCAGACCGAAGGCGACCAGGTCCACCCCAAGGCGTGCGGCCGTTCCGATAACCATATCGGCGACATTGCCGAAGGCCACATGAAGGTCAACCCACGGCGGCATTGCCCCGGCGGCGGCCACCATTTCGATCATGCGCCGTTCCAGCGCGTTTATGATCCGCTGACGATCGTGGGCGGCTTCGCCGTCGAGGCGTTCGACCACGTGCAACAGGGTGAGCTGGGCGGCGAAATCTGCGGCGATGGCCATGGCCAACGGCAGGGCGCGCGCCGAGTCCGGGGAGAAGTCGGTGGGAAACAGAACGTGCTTCAAGCGCACCGTCTGCGGGTCGGACTGCCAGGAATGCGGACCGACGGTCAGCACCGGGCATGAGGCATAGCGGAAAACATCTTCAGCGACCGACCCCAGGACCAGCTTGCGTACCCCCGTCCTGCCATGCGTGCCGACCACGGCGAGATCGATGTGCTCGCGTTCCATGATGGCGCGCAGTACCTCGCCAACCGCGCCCGCCTGGATCCAGGCATGATGGGTCAGGTCCTGGCAATGCGTGCGGGCCAGAACACGATCGAGCAGGGCGCGGGTTTCGGTGCGGGCCAGGTCCATGGCGCGCGCGACCGCCTCGGTACTGCCTAGGTAAGCTTCGGGCGGGACAAAGGAAAAAAGTCCGGGTTGCACGACGTGTACCAGGTGCAGCGTGGAGCCGAAGTGATGGGCCGCGGCCACGGCGTGCAGTAAGGCTCGTTCCGAGCAGGGAGAAAAATCGGTTGCGACCAGCACGTTGCGGATGGCGAGCGCGACTTGTGGAGTTGTGGCAGTCATGGCACATCTCCTCAAGCGTCGGGTCAGTCCTGCGGCTCGGCGCTCTCGATTGTCTAACTCAAGTCTACGCGTGCGCGTTTTTTGCCGCAGTGACGCAGGGCACATCGGCTCA
The sequence above is a segment of the Terriglobia bacterium genome. Coding sequences within it:
- a CDS encoding universal stress protein, whose product is MTATTPQVALAIRNVLVATDFSPCSERALLHAVAAAHHFGSTLHLVHVVQPGLFSFVPPEAYLGSTEAVARAMDLARTETRALLDRVLARTHCQDLTHHAWIQAGAVGEVLRAIMEREHIDLAVVGTHGRTGVRKLVLGSVAEDVFRYASCPVLTVGPHSWQSDPQTVRLKHVLFPTDFSPDSARALPLAMAIAADFAAQLTLLHVVERLDGEAAHDRQRIINALERRMIEMVAAAGAMPPWVDLHVAFGNVADMVIGTAARLGVDLVAFGLKAPDTFVDHLPWMHAYKVACQVECPVLSLRGPSARW
- a CDS encoding response regulator, whose translation is MALKVLLADDNITAQKMGCKILSDAGYIVVAVSNGAAAMKKIVAEKPELIILDVYMPGYSGLEVCEKVKNAAETAQVPVLLTVAPMEPFNAADGNRVRADGVLTKPFLPTDLLAVVRKFEEKIHPPAPPEAGKAAGMPALQEFEDESYAEWKAGAAPEDDAAAKAPEMSQEVASAPALGIEHLEAVPARPVPEFGVEAAPAAYAAESQPQTFDLSAPSPVFDLDHTEAAVLAPPAELEFTSAPRTAAMDVPPAAELEVTAQESAAQVPIVQDAALVTNPSDITQFATKFGQEHPEDVPVGIVMEQPPEEMELEVESRAPVDDSLPETPNPHWGDPDVRDALGFSGGAPAAAPAPEAEPQPEVGVKTQRLQAVPEAEVGMDTQPLEVSPEPETGIAEMMAPHPEAVSAESAAAAAAAETHNLTQQLVAQFAAELEAAQKQAPPAPAPQPEMEPPAQAAFAVAVPDEQRLAQAVSRVLERYQGVLIAAIVKELKS